In a single window of the Syntrophorhabdales bacterium genome:
- a CDS encoding lytic transglycosylase domain-containing protein, with amino-acid sequence MLLRINFARSSLLQLASLALVCCMLLVSVAPSFGEEQEESPKQAVIQQIIHFIKEKNIRLRDETLLKMANTVYDESQLRELDYRLILAVIKVESNFRHDAVSRRGAQGLMQIKPSLAKYIAKDVGVQYNGRDSLTEPENNIKLGVYFLSRLMDDFKDMGTALHAYNAGPAKLRGKLSRDKEPKNRFARHVLNEYHKNIEVLPDGE; translated from the coding sequence ATGCTCTTACGGATCAATTTCGCCCGCAGTTCCCTTTTGCAGCTGGCTTCTCTCGCGCTTGTGTGCTGCATGCTGCTGGTCTCTGTCGCTCCTTCGTTTGGAGAAGAGCAGGAGGAGTCTCCGAAGCAGGCCGTTATCCAGCAGATCATCCACTTTATAAAAGAAAAAAATATCCGTCTCCGCGATGAGACCTTGCTGAAAATGGCAAACACCGTTTATGACGAATCGCAGCTTCGCGAGCTGGACTACCGCCTTATCCTCGCGGTAATCAAGGTGGAGAGCAACTTCAGACACGATGCGGTCTCCAGACGGGGAGCCCAAGGTCTCATGCAGATAAAACCTTCCCTCGCAAAATATATCGCAAAGGATGTGGGGGTGCAGTACAACGGACGCGATTCCCTCACCGAACCGGAAAACAATATAAAGTTGGGCGTCTACTTTCTTTCGCGCCTGATGGACGATTTCAAGGATATGGGAACAGCCCTCCACGCTTACAATGCAGGTCCTGCGAAGTTGAGAGGCAAACTCTCCAGAGACAAAGAACCGAAGAACAGATTTGCCAGGCACGTACTGAATGAATACCACAAGAACATTGAAGTGCTGCCTGATGGAGAGTGA